The Cognaticolwellia beringensis genome segment TGGGATTTACCAGATCCAAAGAAGCCACTTATCCAAATACCTAATTTACCAGAAGCAGCCTTGGCTTTCGGATCACGCCACTGATGGCATGTAGCAATCGAAGAACTTTTCAAAATGGGTAAATAGCTCTTTGGTGACTACGTATTCGTCTAACTCGGTGAAGACAACGTGATCTTCTCGTTGATTCCGCTTTAACAACACCGTTAATTTTACGTTCGATGTCTTTGGTAAATAGTTCTTTAATTTTCATATTTGACATAAGTTATTCTTCTCTAGTAATCCGTTATTTTTCGTGAAAGGCTTGAAAAGTCCTTTTCATTAATTTTTAACTTAGTTTTCAAATTAACTTCTTATTTAGCTTCTGATTTGAACTAGGCAGCTATTTTACATTCACAATGAGAAAATGTGAATTGTAATTTCATTTACCTTTCTAAATTATGGCACGAGCTTAAATGCTCGGTAATAACCGTTACCTTCCATCGTACTAAAGGCTTTTAAGTGTTAGGCCATCCCATTCACCAGGGTAAAATAATACCGTTGGCACATTACCCACTTTTGCATGTAAAGCATTCAATAGGCCATGACCACGAATGATCGGCCAAGCGTTACCTAGACCATGCAACAAAATGAACTCAGATTTCGATTCACCTGAGTTGTCTAAATCAATTTTATTTGCAATAAACTCTGCCACTCTATTTTGCTCAAGAGGCCCTTTTAAGGCTTTAAATAAAGCGTCATCACCACGTTCTTTTTGTGTTTTAAATGCACGTTCAGTTAGCTTGCGAGATTCGAGTATTTCAAGGACAACTTCAAACAAGTTGATGTTGGTAAACGTTCTACCACGCTTATTCATTTTCTCAGTCATGAAAGTAATATGTTCTCTTACTTCAAGCTCTGACTCGGCAGGATAATCAAATACATAAAAACCAATTTCATTACCCAAACCTTGGTTATTAAGAAAGTCTACACTTTCTATTTTTGGCATTATTTGATCTAGCCTAGCGGTTAAGCTTTTTTGTTTCATAAACCTAGACCTCCATTGCCGCGATGATGTCATCACGGTTCATATCTGTTAGTAATGATCTTAACTTCGGGTAACAAGTAAACATTTTGTAGCTTTTTATTACGCGTTGTTTCGATATAACCCGCATCAGCTAAATACTTTTGAATGCTACTTGAGATACTTTATACGTTGAAGATGTTGTCATTTGAGCGAATTCTGGAAATAGGCGTGAGCGTTCATCCCAAAAGGACTGCCAGTCGGTACTGTCGATATTTTCACGAAACATACGCTTTGCATCAATAAAAATATTACGCATAAAGTCAGCGAGCATTGTTGAGTTAATCAGCGTTGCCGCAAACATTAATTGAGTAGAAAGCTCGGTACTGCCAAAAGCAAGTTGTTCAATAAACTCATCGCTTAAGCCTTCTAAACGTTTTTTTAATTGTTGCGGCATTACGTTTAGATGAGGCATCTGAGCGTTTTTGTAAAACATTTTGATTTACAATAGCATCAGTCCATTCTTTTTTTGATGGCTTTTTAAGAAGTAATTCTGCAATAATTTGGCTTTCGCGGATCATTAAGCTACCGCCAATAAGATCACCTAAGTACCCTTTATGGCTTTGCATATTTGCTTGAGGTATCATTTATAGCGCCTCTTTCATCCGGCTTGTAACCAGGAGCTATAGCTAGGTTTTCGGCACCATAGAGGGTTTGCCTGTTACGTAGCCACAATTGATACTCTCCGCCTTCTAATGAAGCTTCTTTGGTACAGTCAACATTCCAACGCCTTAATAAATATCCTGCTAAAGCAGCACGTACATTCAATTCTAAAACCTTATTTTCCATGCCATAGTCTAATTCTATAGCGGTTGGGTGTTGAACATTGTTTGGGTGAGGAATTAGCTGCAATGGCATCATTCGCATCCACTGATGATCTTCAAGTTTATCTTCATAGCTATCTAATTTCTGTGGAAGAATGGTTGCCTTGGAGATGCGGGTAAGTACAAAATCACGGAATGAATTTGATTTTCGGTCAAATGCACGAACGTGCCAGCGCAGACCATTATCCACAATACTATGTGGCACTAACTCACGAGCGGCTGAACCACTACTTAACGATGTATATATTATACTGACAGGTTTTTGATTGATGATAGCTTGAATGAGTCGTGCGACGATGAATATATCGGGAATATTGAGCTGACTAGGAGCCTCAACTGGAAAAGCAACGTCACCAATTGCGTCGTAACCATCTGTAATTTGGTTAGCGAGCTTTACCAATGTTTTACGAGGGTCGTGTGTAAATAGTGGTTTGAATTTATCTGTTTGAATATACATCCGTTGCTTGTTGTCGTAAGACATATTATTCGGACATAATTCTTTATATAAATTTAAGTCTGCCGTAGCTCCCGACATCCCTTTTTCAAATTTAGTTACTATTTCATTACGAGTGACTCTGCCAACAAAAAGTAACTTAAAGTCGATATAAGCAAGTCTTTGTTTCTGTGAGTAATTCAAGTTAATCCAAATTCATTATATAGCACGTACCAATCTTTTGAGTGAACACAGTATGTTTTAAAATCAAACATACTTCAAGTGGTTCTGCTATTCAAAGATTGTCTTATAGTACTAGTGTACTTTTGTCGCTATTTAAACTTGATACTAAGATTAAATAGTTAAATAGTTAAATAGTTAAATAGATATATAAAAATTTGAAAAAAAATTTCAGTCCATTTCAGGTAAGAGATCTTGAGGTTTACACTCTAACGCGGCTGCTAAGATATATAACTTATCCATGGTTATATTGACTTCACCTCGATCAATACGGCCAATATAACTTCGATCGATTTGACTTTTTACAGCGAGTTTATCTTGAGATATTCCTTTAGCGGTTCTTACTGAACGAATTTTTTTCTCCAAACCGCTTAGACAGTTCACTCATTATGAATTTCCTAATCAAATGAGCGACTATTCCATATTGCGGATTATAATATCACAGAGTATAATCCCACGGATTATACTCCTACGGATTATAACACCACACAGGTAAGTTTATTATTTCTAGGATAAAGAAATGAAATTGAACAAGTTGCTAGCTCAAATTATTTCAGCTCCTAATTTTGACCATTTTTCGGCTGTAGAACTCAGAGCAGCCTATATAACTATTCATTCAGATAAAGCTTTGGATCCCAGTGATGCTCGACGGTTTGTTTATACAGAACTAGTAAAGTTAGTTAAAAATGGTTGGCTACGAAAAAATGTTTCAAAAAAAAGAGAGATTACCACTTACATTAAAACAAGTTCATTTAATGTAAGTAAAATCATAGGAAGTGATGAAAAAGAAAGTAATATAAATTTTAAAGCTAACCCTTCATCTAACACTATTCAAGACTCTCTACGACAACGTTTAACTCAGTATAAAAATGAATTACTGATGAGTTATGGTGAATCAAGTGAATATAAGCAACTTTGTAACGACTTCCCTGACTTATATGAACTGCTACAGCCTCAATATAATAATGCCCGTGAGCAAAATGCCAGATTACTAGGGCAAATAAAAGCAGTAGAAAATTTAATTAACGATGGTAACAGTAAAGCAGTATGAAACTAAGAAAATGGCAATCAGAGTGTGTTGATAAAGCATTTGAACAATATTTAAATGGAGAAACTCATTTTTTAACATTGGCTACGCCAGGTGCCGGTAAAACATTTATGGCATCAGAGTTAGCTAACCGACTTTTAAAAAGAAATGTTGTCGATTTAATTTTTTGTTTTTCTCCTTCTTCGATTGTTTCTCAAGATTTTAGTGAAAGTTTACAGAGAAAAACCCAAGAACGTTTTGATGGGCTAATGGGATCAAAAGGTCGATCGTTAACTTATCAAAATTTACAATTTTTAGATGTTAGCTTTTGGCAACTTTTTGAGAGATACAAGGTTTTCGTTATCTTCGATGAAATTCATCACTGTGCCGGTTCTAATGTTGAGAATGCCAATGCATGGGGAGAGCAAATAATACTAAATATTCAAGATAAGGCTAAATTTACATTGGCGTTGACGGGTACTCCTTGGCGATCAGATACTGCACCCATTGTTCTGTCGAATTATATGCATCCGAGCAACAAAATATCTTGTGATTTTATTTATGGGCTTGCTGAAGCCATTAAAGATAATGTTTGTCGTATACCGCAGATAGTTGCCGTAGATAATAATAATATTTCTGTTGTTGATAACGAAGAGACCAAAACCTTCAATAGTTTTAAAACTTTATTGTGTCAGTCAATCATTCCATACAAGGAGGTTATTGAAAATACAGCTGTTATTAAATACGTCATCTCATCTGCACATCAAAGGTTAACGTCAATTCGAAAAGAATCTCCTAATGCTGCAGGATTAATTGTTGCGTCATCTGTCGAGCATGCAAGGAATATTTCGACTCTAATGAAAACCTATCTCAACGAGGATAGCGTTGTGGTTACCTATAGAGAAAATGAACCTACAAATATTATTCAGGAATTCAGGCACGCTCAAAGTAAATGGATAATATCCGTAGGTATGATCAGTGAAGGCACAAACATTCCTCGGTTACAGGTATGTTGCCACTTAACGAATATAAAAACGGAAATGCACTTTAGACAGATTTTGGGGCGGATACTTAGAGTGACAGGTTCAAAAAATCAGGAGGCGGTTATGTACATGCCCGCTGAGCCTAAACTTTTAGAATATGCTTACCGAGTTAAACAAGATGTTCCTTTTGAAGCCGATATTGTTAAATTTGAAAAGATGAAATTACAGATTGAAGACAAGGTTAATAATAAGATATCTACCACACTAAAATTCGATAATAAAAAGATTAAATTGATCCAATCAGAAATAAAGCTAGGTGATACTGAAGTAAGCGCGTAATTAGCCCCACATACTAATATTAATCCAGTCTGCGCATAATTATCTTAGCAAATTAACATGAGGTCATTATGAATAATCAACAAAAAATAAAACACTGGCAAAACATCTTTGAACAGCAGCAAGATAGTGATTTAACTATCATTCAATTTTGTCGCGACAACAATATTAACGTGTCTACCTTCTATGGTTGGCGTAAACGCCTTTCTGATAAAACCCAACCAATTGAACCGCAACAGGTGATCCCCTTTGTTATTCATGAGCAGTCTTTGACACAACCTTCCATGATTAAACTCTCCACGCCCAGTGGCTACCAAGTAGATTTTGAGTCGACCTTAAGCCATCAAGCCTTAACGCAACTATTGAGTGCGCTGTAATGCATTCCCCAAGCCAAGTTTATTTGGTTACCGGCTTCACTGACATGAGAAAATCAATCAATGGTCTTAGCATTATAGTCAGCGAAACCTTATTACTCGATCCTTTGAGTCAAGCTTGGTTTGTTTTTTGTAATAAACAGCGCGATAAATTAAAAATATTATTTTGGGATACTAATGGTTTTTGGCTTTATTATCGTCGTTTAGAGCAAGGACGATTTCAATGGCCAAAATACGGCGAAGCATGTGCTGCAATGAGCATTGAACAGCGCCAACTTCAATGGTTATTATCCGGTTTGGCGGTGACGAGCCAGACTCGACATCCCACATTATCAGGCTTGTCTGTGATGTAATCCATTACGATCATTGTTACCCTCTTGTACGATCTTGCCAGTGTGTCATGCTATAAAAATGACAGATGACACACAACTCCTCACCTTACAAAATCAACTTGCCCAGATGCAAGTACAGATTGATGCCTTGAAAAAAGATAAGGCGGTATGGCAAGAAGATAAAGTTGAAATGCAAACGCGTATTGACCATCTACTCGCCGAATTAAAGCTAAGCAAATCACAAAAGTACGGTCGAAAAAGTGAAAAAGCCCCCCGAGGTACCTTCAACGAAGCCGAGCAGCATAAAACGAGTGAGCCTCCCAAACATCATAAAAAAGGTAAACAATCGCTAGCTAAACACTTTGAGCGAGAAGACGTTGAGCACACCTTAACCGAGTTAGCTTGTACGTGTTGCGGTGAACAAATGCATCACTGTGGCAGTGAAGATAGCGAACAAGTGAAAATTATCCCCGCCAAAATCAGTGTGATAAAACATAAACAATTTAAATACGCTTGCAGGCACTGTGAGCATGAAGAGCTAAGCTGTAAAATAATAACTGCGCCTAAACCAGCTCAACCTATTCCTGGTAGTATCGCGAGTCCTGAGGCCTTAGCCGCAGTAGTTACTGCTAAATACTGTGATGCACTGCCGCTGTATCGTTTAGTTGATATCTTTGAGCGCGGCGGTTTAAAAATATCCAGAGGAACCCTAGCCAACTGGTGCATTAAGGTCGGCGTACTCATTAAGCCATTAGTCAAAGCAATGCAGCGCCACTTACTTGGTGAGCATAGTTTATGTGCGGATGAAACGCGTGTACAAGTCCTTGATGAAGGTGATAATCCAAGTAGCAATTCACAAATGTGGGTTTATCGCAGTAATGAAGTCAGTAAACAGCCAGTGGTTATTTACGACTATCAAGCGGGTCGTAGTCGTGCTTGCGCAGAAGCGTTCCTCAGAGATTATCAAGGATATTTACAATGCGATGGTTACAGTGTTTATGACGGTATTGAAGGCGTTATTCCTGTGGGATGTTGGGCGCACGCTAGACGTAAATATGATGAAGCCTTAAAAGCAGAGTCGAAAAATAAAGGCCGTGCGCATAAAGCGATCAGCTTTATCAGTCAATTATATAAAATAGAAACTCAAGCGAAGAACAAAAAGTTATCACCACAAGCACGGTATCAATTACGACAAGAAAAAGCCCTGCCGATTTTAACACAATTCAAAGCATGGCTTGATGAAGCCAGTGATAAAGTGATCGCGGGGAGTTATATTGGCAAAGCAATAAAATACAATCTCAACCAGTGGCATAAACTGATTAGGTACGTTGAAGATGGTCATTTAGGGATTGATAATAATATCACTGAACGAGATATTCGGCCGTTTACAACAGGTAGAAAAAACTGGTTATTCTCAAAATCAGTCAATGGTGCACAAGCAAGTGCGATACTTTATAGTATTGTCATGACGTGCAGGGCCAATGACATCAATCCATATTATTACTTCCAGCATTTATTCAAAACATTGCCCGCACGTCAAAGTGACGATGATGATTTTACCGATCTAATGCCATGGAATGTGCATCTAGACTTCGATTATAGCTAAGCGCACTGCTTAATTGTGCGCTTACATACTGAACACTTTGTTGATGCTGTACCTTTTGAGCAAGTTAAGGAAACATCTGATAAACACTTTTTGACAAGTTCGTATGAACAAGTGGTTAATATTTTTGGTCGATTTCAGCAAGAATCAATTGAACTTGGGTTAAGTGAATTGAGGTAACTATGCTCTCGTTTTATTTTAGTCAATTAAATTAAGGCTCTGTTCCATAATACTATTGTCCATCTATGGAAGTTTTATTAAGCAAGTAAATTAAGTGTTCAGGACAACTACATCTCAGTTTAGCCACCAAATAATATAAGAACGGTCAGTCATAGTCTCTTGCTAGGATTTTTATTCTAAAAAGTAATCTAAGGTTCTAATGCATTTCTGTAGGTTACAACCATATATTTCATTTTTATCGACACAACCACCACTTACAAGGCTTACTAACTTACCATCTTCTCCGATAATCGGTGCACCACTACAACCTTGAAAAATTTCATGCCCAGGATGATTTTCAGGTAATTTAAAGTAATGCATACCATTTTCTAATCTGTCATATTTTAATCCATGATATATAAGTTGCGTAGTTTCAAAAGCATTTAAATCAGGGAATGATGTTGGATGTATATCGCCAGAAAACCCATACATAGTTTCTTTATTTGGCTCGCCAATGTCGTCTACTGTAAACACAGGTCTTTCTTTTATTTCTAAAGTTTCACCTTTGTATGTTCTGTTGTAAAAATAGATCTTTAAGTCTGGGCGAACGGGGTGAAAAGAAAACTCTACATCTTTTATTGATTTTTTATCTTCAGAATAATCCGCCAAATAACTAAATTGATTAAGAAATAAAACCTCAATTTTCTGGACATGATCATTAAACTTTATTTGTGCAGACCATTTAGATGACTTTTCAGCAACATGGAATACAGTTAATAAATAGCGATTTTCTTTAAAGTCAAAAAGACAGCCAGAGCCAAAACTAGAGGGCATGTCATTTTCATCATGCTTTCGTAGTTGAACGCTAGAGTATTTGATTAATTCTTGCCAATTCATAGTTTTAAAGCCTAACGCCCTGTTAATGAGGTAGTAAAAACGAAGGTAGTACCACAAAGTCTATAAAAAACAATGGGGTAAACACGGGTAATTTAACCTTAATCATAAATCATCATCGGTGTGTAGCTGGGGAGAGCAATTGATATTATCTGTTAAAAATTTCTTCTGCTCGTGTAATATTTTGATCATAACCTTCATCATTGGATTTTTTTATAAAACCAACCAATAAAACAGTTGTACTACCTCTCAGCTTGTACAATATTCTTATTGCACCACCTGAAAAAGCACTAAATCGTACTTCCCATACAGCATTAGTTCCTGTAAGTTGCTTGAAGAGTGGCTCGTTCCCCCTAAAGCCAAGTTCATGACAATGTTTTAACTTCTTATATACAATATTTCTGTTCTCAGCTGAGAGCTCTGAAAACCATAACAATAACTCACCTGAGATATCCTGTATTGGACAAGCATCATTTAAATCTAGTGAATTATATAATGTATAAAGAAGCTCTCCATGAGACTTAGTTGAAATATTATCTACGACACACTTTTCTTGATTGAACTCCCCACATTTAGTTATGTTAAAACCTAGCTGGTGAGAACTCCATTCAGGTGAAGTATCCAAGCTTAGTAATTTAGCACCTAAATGATCCGCAATACTAAAAACGGCAGGATTAAGGTGTAACTCATGTCCTTCCAAAAAATATGTATATTCAGTAATACTATCTATGGCTTCTTCATCAAAGAAGTCCAAAGCAGGTGACTTATCTTCAATATCGTATAATACAGAAAGTAGATCATACTCATTTTCTTCTTGCAAGTAATCTAAAAAATCTTGGTATGCAAAGCCTTGACTAAGTTCTAAACTATATAGATTCCTGTCATCCAATAAATCAAGATAAAAAACCACTCGATCATCGCTTTCTACAAATAACTGTAATATCCCTTGGATTGAATCCATGAATAGTTCTTTTGCTGTTTCAATATTTTCTGCGGGGAAGCTATTTGTATTTATACATAGCAAATGATCCATTCTATTTCCTTGCTAATTTAGCTCTTATTTTCATTGATTGGTCAAAAAATCCATTTGGCCAGAAGCTTAGCTTTCCATTTTCATCAATACTTGGGGTTTGAATTTTAGTTTCAGATTCACTATTTTCTTTAGACAAATAATGAAATATTACATCATCGTTAGAAATCAACTTTTCCTTACA includes the following:
- a CDS encoding type II toxin-antitoxin system RelE/ParE family toxin yields the protein MDHLLCINTNSFPAENIETAKELFMDSIQGILQLFVESDDRVVFYLDLLDDRNLYSLELSQGFAYQDFLDYLQEENEYDLLSVLYDIEDKSPALDFFDEEAIDSITEYTYFLEGHELHLNPAVFSIADHLGAKLLSLDTSPEWSSHQLGFNITKCGEFNQEKCVVDNISTKSHGELLYTLYNSLDLNDACPIQDISGELLLWFSELSAENRNIVYKKLKHCHELGFRGNEPLFKQLTGTNAVWEVRFSAFSGGAIRILYKLRGSTTVLLVGFIKKSNDEGYDQNITRAEEIFNR
- a CDS encoding BrxA family protein, whose translation is MIPQANMQSHKGYLGDLIGGSLMIRESQIIAELLLKKPSKKEWTDAIVNQNVLQKRSDASSKRNAATIKKTFRRLKR
- the tnpC gene encoding IS66 family transposase — protein: MTDDTQLLTLQNQLAQMQVQIDALKKDKAVWQEDKVEMQTRIDHLLAELKLSKSQKYGRKSEKAPRGTFNEAEQHKTSEPPKHHKKGKQSLAKHFEREDVEHTLTELACTCCGEQMHHCGSEDSEQVKIIPAKISVIKHKQFKYACRHCEHEELSCKIITAPKPAQPIPGSIASPEALAAVVTAKYCDALPLYRLVDIFERGGLKISRGTLANWCIKVGVLIKPLVKAMQRHLLGEHSLCADETRVQVLDEGDNPSSNSQMWVYRSNEVSKQPVVIYDYQAGRSRACAEAFLRDYQGYLQCDGYSVYDGIEGVIPVGCWAHARRKYDEALKAESKNKGRAHKAISFISQLYKIETQAKNKKLSPQARYQLRQEKALPILTQFKAWLDEASDKVIAGSYIGKAIKYNLNQWHKLIRYVEDGHLGIDNNITERDIRPFTTGRKNWLFSKSVNGAQASAILYSIVMTCRANDINPYYYFQHLFKTLPARQSDDDDFTDLMPWNVHLDFDYS
- a CDS encoding BrxA family protein yields the protein MPQQLKKRLEGLSDEFIEQLAFGSTELSTQLMFAATLINSTMLADFMRNIFIDAKRMFRENIDSTDWQSFWDERSRLFPEFAQMTTSSTYKVSQVAFKSI
- the tnpB gene encoding IS66 family insertion sequence element accessory protein TnpB (TnpB, as the term is used for proteins encoded by IS66 family insertion elements, is considered an accessory protein, since TnpC, encoded by a neighboring gene, is a DDE family transposase.) → MHSPSQVYLVTGFTDMRKSINGLSIIVSETLLLDPLSQAWFVFCNKQRDKLKILFWDTNGFWLYYRRLEQGRFQWPKYGEACAAMSIEQRQLQWLLSGLAVTSQTRHPTLSGLSVM
- a CDS encoding helix-turn-helix domain-containing protein, with the translated sequence MNCLSGLEKKIRSVRTAKGISQDKLAVKSQIDRSYIGRIDRGEVNITMDKLYILAAALECKPQDLLPEMD
- a CDS encoding WYL domain-containing protein, which translates into the protein MNLNYSQKQRLAYIDFKLLFVGRVTRNEIVTKFEKGMSGATADLNLYKELCPNNMSYDNKQRMYIQTDKFKPLFTHDPRKTLVKLANQITDGYDAIGDVAFPVEAPSQLNIPDIFIVARLIQAIINQKPVSIIYTSLSSGSAARELVPHSIVDNGLRWHVRAFDRKSNSFRDFVLTRISKATILPQKLDSYEDKLEDHQWMRMMPLQLIPHPNNVQHPTAIELDYGMENKVLELNVRAALAGYLLRRWNVDCTKEASLEGGEYQLWLRNRQTLYGAENLAIAPGYKPDERGAINDTSSKYAKP
- a CDS encoding DEAD/DEAH box helicase, producing the protein MKLRKWQSECVDKAFEQYLNGETHFLTLATPGAGKTFMASELANRLLKRNVVDLIFCFSPSSIVSQDFSESLQRKTQERFDGLMGSKGRSLTYQNLQFLDVSFWQLFERYKVFVIFDEIHHCAGSNVENANAWGEQIILNIQDKAKFTLALTGTPWRSDTAPIVLSNYMHPSNKISCDFIYGLAEAIKDNVCRIPQIVAVDNNNISVVDNEETKTFNSFKTLLCQSIIPYKEVIENTAVIKYVISSAHQRLTSIRKESPNAAGLIVASSVEHARNISTLMKTYLNEDSVVVTYRENEPTNIIQEFRHAQSKWIISVGMISEGTNIPRLQVCCHLTNIKTEMHFRQILGRILRVTGSKNQEAVMYMPAEPKLLEYAYRVKQDVPFEADIVKFEKMKLQIEDKVNNKISTTLKFDNKKIKLIQSEIKLGDTEVSA
- a CDS encoding BrxA family protein; the encoded protein is MSSSIQKYLADAGYIETTRNKKLQNVYLLPEVKIITNRYEP
- the tnpA gene encoding IS66 family insertion sequence element accessory protein TnpA gives rise to the protein MNNQQKIKHWQNIFEQQQDSDLTIIQFCRDNNINVSTFYGWRKRLSDKTQPIEPQQVIPFVIHEQSLTQPSMIKLSTPSGYQVDFESTLSHQALTQLLSAL
- a CDS encoding DUF1788 domain-containing protein; amino-acid sequence: MKQKSLTARLDQIMPKIESVDFLNNQGLGNEIGFYVFDYPAESELEVREHITFMTEKMNKRGRTFTNINLFEVVLEILESRKLTERAFKTQKERGDDALFKALKGPLEQNRVAEFIANKIDLDNSGESKSEFILLHGLGNAWPIIRGHGLLNALHAKVGNVPTVLFYPGEWDGLTLKSL